AGTTCTATTTATAGGATATTATATATACGCTATTCCACTGATTTATTCAAAAGCCTTTAGAGATGGTTTAACCTTTGAGGCGGGGTTCAAGGCTGTTTTTTATCCCTTTATACCTGCTGGATTAAAAGAAGCTTTTAGCAATACGTATTTCAAGCATTCCTTTCTCTGGATGGCTTTTATAACCGTGGTAGCTATTTTAACAGTAGTGTCCGCTATCACTGTAATACTCATACCTGTTGCCCTTTTTCTCATATGTTGGATTATTACTTACACTGCCATTGTCATAAGAGACTATACAGTCCTTCATCACTATAAGCCAGCTTTATAGAGTTGATAAGTAAAACTTATAGTGTTATAAAAACTCTGAAAGGTCTACAGGTTGCAACATGTATATCTTTTTACTAAAGGAGGTCTATCATGGAGATAGGCGGTAGCTTTTACGATAGAAAAGCCTATAGCACTTGCTATATGTGTGCCTGCAGGTGTGGCATAGAGGTCTATGTGAGAAATAACAAGGTGACATACATAAAGGGCAATGACGCTCATCCAACCAATAAGGGTGTTCTCTGTGCCAAGGGTTCATCTGGGATAATGAAAGAATACAGCCCTGCAAGGCTCAGGAAACCTCTGCTGAGAGTGGGTCCAAGAGGCTCTGGGCAGTTCAAGGAAATAGAGTGGGAAGAAGCACTTGAGATAGCTACCCAGTGGCTGGAAGAGGCAAGAAAGAAGGGACCCTATAAGATTGCCTTCTTTACAGGAAGAGACCAGATGCAACAGATAAACAGCTGGTTTGCCAGCCAGCTTGGGACGGTCAACTGGGCGGCGCACGGAGGTTTTTGTTCTGTAAATATCGCTGCCTCTGGTCTGTATTCCATTGGTGGCTCTTTCTGGGAGTTTGGAGAGGCGGACTTTGAAAATACAAAATACTTTATGCTCATAGGCGTGGCGGAAGACCACTCTTCTAATCCCTTCAAGCTGGGTATTCAAGAAATGAAACGCAAAGGTGGAAAGTTTGTGGTGGTAAACCCAGTGAGATGGGGCTATGGTGCAATAGCGGACGAGTGGGTGCCTATAAAGCCTGGTACGGACGGTGCTTTCTTTATGGGTATAATGCATGTGCTTTTTAAATACAACCTTGTCAACTGGGAGTTTCTAAAAGAATACACCAATGCACCATGGCTTGTCATTCAAGCACCGGGCACCTCAAAGGACGGTCTCTTCTACAGAAACGCAGAAGGCAAGCCTATGGTCTATGATAAAAAGTCTCAGTCCTTTAAGCCTGCGGACAGGATAGTGCCAGATAACCTTGACCCTGCCTTTATAGGAGAGTTCACCACACCAGAAGGCTATAAGGTGAGACCTGCCTTTGATATATTCGCAGAGAGGCTCGTAAAGGACTATAGCCCAGAAAAGGTGGAAAAGATAACGGGCATACCTGCAAAGGATATAGAAAGAATAGCCAAGGAAATGGGAACTATAGCCTTGTATCATCCAATAGAACTACCCATAGAGTGGACGGATGTATGGGGAAGAAAGCACAAGAAGGTTATAGGTAGACCTGTTTCCTTCCATATGATGAGGGGTGTGGCATCTCATAGCAACGGTTTCCAAAGTGCAAGGGCTGTGTTCTTGCTTATGATGATGCTGGGCGTGGTGGATGTGCCTGGAGGTTTTCTTAATAAGCCACCCTATCCCAAACACATAGAAGACCTTCCAAAGCCTTACAAGATTACCAGACCTGATGAGATAAAGTATGGAGAGGTGTATCCCGGACCACATCTTGGTTATCCTCAAAACCCAGATGACCTTCTTGTGGACGAAAAGGGCAACCCTGTAAGGATAGACCATGCCTACAGTTGGTGGTTTCCTCTAACCGCTCACGGTCTTATACACAATGTCATACCTGCAGCATACGAGGGCAATCCTTACCACATTGAGGTGCTTATGATTTACATGGCAAACATGGCATGGAACTCCTCTCAGAATATACCCTACATAATCCAAGCCTTAACTGCTACGGACCCTGCGGGTAATTACATAATCCCTAAGGTTATAACCATAGATGCCTTCTATAGCGAGCAGGTTGCATACTCGGACTTAGTTCTTCCAGATGCCACTTACCTTGAGCAATGGTTTGCTCTGTCTTTGCTTGATAGACCACCCTCTGCGGTAGATGGTCCTGTAGATGCTCTAAGACACCCCATAGTAGACCCTCTGGCAAACGGCTATGATGTGAGAGGTTGGGGTGATGTGATGGTGGAGCTTGGCTCAAGGTTAAAGCTCCCTGGCTTTGTAAATCCAGATGGCTCAAGGAAATATAAGGACTTTAAAGACTTTCTTATAAACTGGCAGATAAGACCTGGTGTGGGTGCTCTTGCAGGATGGAGAGGCAAAAACGGAGACAAGCACTTTGTGGGAGAACCAAACCCTAACCAGCTTGAAATGTATATAAAGAACAAGGGCTTTTTCTACTACAAACTGCCAGAGAATATGAGGTTCTACAGGCATGTAAACAAGGACTACCAAGAGTGGGCGGTAAGCGTAGGCTTTATAAAGAAGGTAGCTCCGATAATCTTTAACTTCTACCTTGAAACGCTACAAACCTTTAGGCTTGCAGGTCAAGGATTGTGGGAAGGCAAAAACCAGCCACCCAACGACCCCATACTCAGAGAAAGACTTGTTAAATACTTTGACCCTTTACCCTTCTGGTATCCACCCTTTGAGGAAGAGGTCTCAGGCAAAGACTATCCTCTTTATGCCTTTACACAGAGACCCCAGTGGATGTATCACTCTTGGGACTCTCAAAATGCATGGCTAAGACAAATATCCACAAGGAACTACCTGTATATGAACCCCAAGACCGCAGAGAAACTTGGTATAAAGCACCTTGACTGGGTATGGGTTG
The Aquificaceae bacterium DNA segment above includes these coding regions:
- the sreA gene encoding sulfur reductase subunit SreA, translated to MEIGGSFYDRKAYSTCYMCACRCGIEVYVRNNKVTYIKGNDAHPTNKGVLCAKGSSGIMKEYSPARLRKPLLRVGPRGSGQFKEIEWEEALEIATQWLEEARKKGPYKIAFFTGRDQMQQINSWFASQLGTVNWAAHGGFCSVNIAASGLYSIGGSFWEFGEADFENTKYFMLIGVAEDHSSNPFKLGIQEMKRKGGKFVVVNPVRWGYGAIADEWVPIKPGTDGAFFMGIMHVLFKYNLVNWEFLKEYTNAPWLVIQAPGTSKDGLFYRNAEGKPMVYDKKSQSFKPADRIVPDNLDPAFIGEFTTPEGYKVRPAFDIFAERLVKDYSPEKVEKITGIPAKDIERIAKEMGTIALYHPIELPIEWTDVWGRKHKKVIGRPVSFHMMRGVASHSNGFQSARAVFLLMMMLGVVDVPGGFLNKPPYPKHIEDLPKPYKITRPDEIKYGEVYPGPHLGYPQNPDDLLVDEKGNPVRIDHAYSWWFPLTAHGLIHNVIPAAYEGNPYHIEVLMIYMANMAWNSSQNIPYIIQALTATDPAGNYIIPKVITIDAFYSEQVAYSDLVLPDATYLEQWFALSLLDRPPSAVDGPVDALRHPIVDPLANGYDVRGWGDVMVELGSRLKLPGFVNPDGSRKYKDFKDFLINWQIRPGVGALAGWRGKNGDKHFVGEPNPNQLEMYIKNKGFFYYKLPENMRFYRHVNKDYQEWAVSVGFIKKVAPIIFNFYLETLQTFRLAGQGLWEGKNQPPNDPILRERLVKYFDPLPFWYPPFEEEVSGKDYPLYAFTQRPQWMYHSWDSQNAWLRQISTRNYLYMNPKTAEKLGIKHLDWVWVESRIGKVKCQVFLTETTEPNSVWTWNAIGKMKGTWGLKPEAEEGHQGFLLNHVIPHSIRIGGREVYYGDPITGHLAWFDTKVKVYKAEDQTPETYPQFEVEPLDYIKERWTPVLRYKP